In Candidatus Pacearchaeota archaeon, the genomic stretch AAAGCAATTGATTTATTATGTCCACTACCTAAAGGAGGGAAGGTAGGATTGTTTGGTGGTGCTGGAGTAGGTAAAACAGTTTTGATTCAAGAGCTTATCACTAACATTGCTAAATTCCATAATGGATATTCAATTTTTGCTGGTATCGGAGAAAGATCTAGAGAGGGTAATGATATTTTTGGAGAAATGAAAGATGCAGGTACTCTTAAAAATACTTGTTTGGTTTTTGGACAAATGAACGAAACTCCTGGAGTCAGATTGAGAGTTCCTTTTACCGCCTTAACTATTGCTGAACACTTTAGAGACGTAGAAAAGAAAGATGTTCTATTATTTATGGATAACATTTTTCGTTTCGTTTTAGCTGGTTCAGAGGTGTCAGCTTTATTAGGAAGAATTCCTTCTCAAACTGGATATCAACCAACCCTATCTTCCGAGGTCGGATCGTTACAAGAAAGAATTACTTCAACTGAAGACGGTTCAATTACTTCAGTCCAAGCTATATATGTTCCAGCTGATGATTTGACTGATCCAGCTATCGTTGCCACCTTCTCTCATCTTGATTCATCACTTGTATTGTCTCGTGCTATTGCTTCGCTTGGTATTTTCCCAGCCGTAGATCCATTGGAATCAACCTCATCATTATTGAATCCAAGAGTTGTCGGAGAGAGACACTACAAGGTTGCAACTGAAGTTAGAAAAATTCTTCAAAGATACAAAGAGTTGCAAGATATTATTGCTATTTTAGGAATTGAAGAGTTAGCTGATGAAGACAAGATTGTGGTTAGCAGAGCCAGAAAGATTCAGAAATATTTATCTCAGCCATTCTCAGTTGCTGAAGTTTTCTCAGGTATTCCTGGAACATATGTTAAAATTGAAGAAACAATTGAAGGATTTGAAAAGATTGTTTCTGGAGAATTGGATCACAAGTCAGAAGAAGCTTTCTTTATGAAAGGAAATATTAATCAAGTTATTGCATGAAAGTAGTAATATTAACACCGGAAAAGAAAATATTTGAAGGAGAGGCAGAGATGTTGACCGTGAATGCTCGCTCGGGTCAAATTTCAGTTTTATCAAATCATGCTCCTTTGGTTGCCGCTGTTGATACTGGAAATATTATTTTAAAGACGAAAGAAGGTAAGAAAGTTTTTGAAAATGAGAGAGGAGTTTTAAAAACTAGAGATAATCGAACCAGTTTGCTTCTGAGGAAGTGTAGAGAGAAATAGAGAACGGGGCTAGGCCCCGTTTTTGTAATT encodes the following:
- the atpD gene encoding F0F1 ATP synthase subunit beta; the encoded protein is MAKIIQVIGPVIDVEFEEGHVPALYTALTIKEKNLVLEVEQELGEGKVRCLAMGPTEGLKRGQLVEDTGKPIEVPVGKEALGRLLNVLGEPIDNAGEIKAGKREPIHKKGPELKDQKSEIEILETGIKAIDLLCPLPKGGKVGLFGGAGVGKTVLIQELITNIAKFHNGYSIFAGIGERSREGNDIFGEMKDAGTLKNTCLVFGQMNETPGVRLRVPFTALTIAEHFRDVEKKDVLLFMDNIFRFVLAGSEVSALLGRIPSQTGYQPTLSSEVGSLQERITSTEDGSITSVQAIYVPADDLTDPAIVATFSHLDSSLVLSRAIASLGIFPAVDPLESTSSLLNPRVVGERHYKVATEVRKILQRYKELQDIIAILGIEELADEDKIVVSRARKIQKYLSQPFSVAEVFSGIPGTYVKIEETIEGFEKIVSGELDHKSEEAFFMKGNINQVIA